The Selenomonadales bacterium genomic interval ATTATTGGGGCTAAGATAAAGAGAGCCCCTGATTATTTCCGTCATTAGATTATTCGGATATACTCCGTTTAAATTATTGGAAAAAATATATCCCAACTTATCGTTTTTGGGAAGCTCATACAGTTCTTTTAACTTGACGAATTTTTCAATCTGCTGTTCTTGTTCGTTCAGACTCAAAGTCGTTACAATAGTCTTGACTTCTTCACGATATTCGTCCAATATCTTTTCGACCTCAGCATCCATACAATGAAGCTCGTTGATAAACATCTCTACCGTTTTTATATAGGCAGCTTTTTGATACTTAGCTTCCTGCTCTTTGATCAGCTTTTCTGCTGTTCCGATCGATTTGCCACGGATCTCGATCTGCAGCTTATCGGTTTCGGCATATATCTTAGTCTGCAATTCCACGATCGCGTGGAGATTCTGTCCAATATCCTCACAAACATCTCTCGACAAAAAATGATCTTTCCCTATCTCATTTCTAACATTCCGCAAGTCATTGTCCAGTTTCCCGATACATGACTTTAATTCCGAAATGAGTATACTTATACTACCCAGACTTTCTAATTCTCTCACAACACCAGCCCCTCTCTTTGCAAAATATTATATCTATCGTTCTTTTTGTAATACAATGTATTCATATATTTAATTTTATCATATTTATGGTGTCATGCCTAACGAAAATCAAACTTTTTTCGCTAAATTCAGACTATATGATTTTCTTTTTTCCTAAGATCACATCTGATTTACAAAACAAAAAAACAGACAATATCCTTCCGAAATATTGTCTGTTTTTATTCATTTTTCTCCCGTTCGGTTCGCTTTCCGCGGTTTCAGCACAGACGGTCTTTTCGCATCGTCTGTGATCGGCAAACGAAAGAGTACACTTTTCAGTGCGTGAAAATCCCACGGAATGAGCGGCCACAGATACGGTACACCAAACGATTTTGTCCGCACGAAAATAATTGCTACGATAAGCATTGCAACGAGGAATCCCGGAAGATGAAATAGTCCCGTCGCAACGATGAGAAACAAACGAAACATCCTAAGTGCCATTGCGAATTCTACGCTCGGTGTAGCAAAGCTGCCTACCGCGGCAACGGCGATATAAAAGACGACTTCATTTCCGAAAAGGCCAACCTTCGTCGCAAATTCTCCCAACATAAACGCGCCGATGAAGCCGAGCGCAGTCGCCTGTGCACTCGGTACATGGATCGTTGCCATACGCACAAGCTCCAGTCCAAATTCCGCCAATATGAATTGTATGGCGATCGGTATGATGCCGGGTTCTTTCGGGCCGAGGAATAATAATGCTTCGGGTAAGATATGACTGTTCATCGCCAAGACAAGCCACAGCGGCGGCAGAAAAAGAGAGAAGAACACGCCCACAAGCCGAACGAGCTTGAGGAATGTACCGACAAGCATCGTCTGATGATATTCTTCGGCATGCTGTACATGGTGCCAAAACGTCGTCGGCAGAATCATGACGTTCGGCGAAGTATCGACCATGACACACACATGCCCTTCCAATAGGTGCAGAGCCGCCACATCGGGTCGCTCCGTATACCGCACCTTCGGAATAACATCTAAGCTTGTCCCCTCAACGATATATTCTTCCACCGCCCGCTCTGCCATCGGGATCCCGTCAATATCGATCTCTTTCAACTTGCTTCTCACATCATTGACAAGATCGGGATTTGTCACATCGGCAATATAGGCGATCGCTACGTCAGTCTGAGATCGTGTACCGACTTTGATGATCTCAAATCGTAGATTCGGATCACGCAGTCTTCGTCTGATAAGAGCCGTGTTAAACACAAGTGTTTCAATAAATGAATCCTTCGACCCGCGCGTTACCTTTTCCAACGTTGATTCTGACGGAGTACGAGCCGGAAACATACGCGCATCGACTGATAACAGTTCATCCTCTCCATCAATGAGAAAGATCAATTCGCCTGCCAACAGATTGATAACAGCTTGATTCAAGTCCTGTACGATCTTAGCCTGCTGTATCGCCATTTTATGGACGAACAAGCTTTGGAGTACGTCCGCCGAAATATGTGTTTCGCTCGGTAACGGGAAAAGTGATTTCAGTGCATCGGTTATCATATGTGTCGCATTCATACCATTGATGCCGAATGTCGCGATTCGTTTATTCCCAAGGTGAAATTCACGGTAGATGATATCGAAGCTGACACCTACACCAAGCAATTCTTTCATATACGCAACATTCTTCTCAATATTTCGGTCAATGCTCTTCTTTTCCGTTATCATAGATTCACCTGCCTTTTCTTGTCACGATCACCTGCACAAAGTCTGTCATCAGTCTTTGGGACGGAATAATATTGCCATACTAAAACCAAAAATGATTGCCGCTGTGATACCTGCCGCAGTCGCTTTGACCGCACCGCTGAATATTCCCAAAAAGCCATCTTTTTGCACAGCTTCTATCGTACCTTGCACCAATGAATGACCGAATCCCGGCAGAGGTATCGTTGCTCCTGCACCCCCAATGTCGATAAGCGGCTGATACCATCCGAGAGCACTGATCACACCACCAAGCACAACAAACAGCACCAATACATGAGCAGGCATCAGAGGCGTCAGATCCATCAACAGCTGCCCGATTACACAAATGATTCCACCGACGATAAAAGCCATCAGTAATCCTTCCATGATAGCGCCTCCCTATAATTCGATCGATACAGCATGCGATATACAAGGAATAGATTCTTTTTGCTGATAGGAAGTCGGACTGTGCAGACTACCTGTCCCCAAAAGAAGCACTTTGCTGAGCTTTTGTTTAAGCATCTGCTTGAACAAATATCCGCAAAAAACGAGAGCCGAGCTGGCACATCCGCTGGCACCTGCATGCGCATCTTGATTCTCCAAGTAAATCATGCAGCCGCAATCATCATAGACACCACTAAGTTCTATCCCATCTTCTCGCATCATACGAAGCACGATCTCACGTCCGATCGCCCCCAGATCGCCCGTATAGATCTTATCATAATAAGCAGGCGTTCTTCCTGTATCGGCAAAATGTTGACGAAGCGTATCTACAGCCGCAGGAGCCATCGCCGCACCGAGTGCATTCGTATCTTTGATACCGTAATCGACCACCTTACCGATGGTACCTGTCGTAACGCGCGGTCCATAGACAGCCTTACCGATCACTGCACTTCCTGCGCCTGTCACCGTCCATTGCGCTATCGGCGGCCGCTGTACACCAAGTTCCGTTGGGAAACGATACTGCCGTTCTGCCGCCTCGTGATGGCTTGATGCACAACACGCTACCGTATCACAATACCCACCGTCTACCATCATCGAGCCGACGAGCATACTCTCCGCCATCGTTGAACAAGCACCATACAAGCCGAGAAACGGTCTGCCTACCGTACGCATCGCAAAATGTGTACTCATCAGTTGATTCAGAAGATCTCCTGCCAAAACACAATCAATATCTTCGATATTCCTACCGCTTTTTAAAACTGCTGTTCGCACGGCTTGCTCCATCATTTTCGACTCACATTGTTCCCATGAAGCACAGCCGTTGATGTTATCCGTCAATACAACATCGAAATAACCACCTAACTTTCCTGCGCCTTCCTTACTGCCTGCAACCGTTGCTGTATGCAAGATGACAGGTTCATTCGTAAAAATAAGCGTCTGCTCTCCGATCCGTCGTTTCATCACTTATCCTCCTTGTCCGCCCATCAACCAATAAATAACCCCGATCGCTACCGCAGTCGTAACGCCATAGACGATAACAGGACCTGCAATTACAAACATTTTCGCACCGACACCGAACACAAGCCCTTCACGACGAAACTCCATCGCGGGCGCAACGATCGAATTCGCAAATCCGCTGATCGGTACGATAGACCCTGCACCCGCCCGCTTACCGATCTCATCATATACCCCAAGGCCTGTCAAAAACGCACCCAAGAAAACGACAACGATTACAACTGCTTGTGATGCTTCTTTTTTCTCTAAGCCAAACGAGTCCATAAAATAATTCTGCAACATCTGCGCCAGCAAACAAATTGCACCACCGACCATAAATGCCCATACGACATTCTTGATGACCGTCGGCTTGGGACTGACATCATCGACCAAATTTTGATATCCTTTCGGTATCTTTGGGCTTGAATCCCCCACAATATCACCTCCACTATACTGCAGTCGCGCGCAAGATAGGTCCCTCTGATTCGGGCAGATATCCCCAGTAGACAAAGCATCCTATCGCGACCACTATGACACATACAAGCAATATCCGATATATCATACATAACACCTCTTCGTTATCGTTTCCTCCAAGCACCCGATTTATCCCTGTTTTACATAAAAAAACAGGCAGACATTCTGCCTGCCCTTCTCTTTATCTGTTTTTTGTTTCCAAAACCTTTTTTCGCAACAGCAAAATCGCTTTTTTCTCTAAGCGCGACACCTGTACCTGCGATATTCCCAGTCGTTTCGCAACCTCCTGCTGCGTTTTATCATGCCAAAATCGCATCATAAGGATCTCTCGATCACGAAGTGACAGCATAGATAACTGCTCCCTCAAAAATATTCGTTCGATATCATCAGGGCGCGTCACATCAGATGCTATCATCTCAAGCAATGTCACACTATCAGCAGAGCCTCCCTGTGGTTCATCCAGCGATGAAACACAGTGTTGCACCTCCATTGCCGCCGCGATATCAGCAGGCGCAACTTCCAGTTCCTGCGCAATTTCTTGTACCGTCGGTTCTCTGCTCAGCTTGTCCCACAAAGATTGCTCCATCATACGCACGCGCTGTGCCAGCTCTTTTAGAGAGCGACTGACGTGTATCCTTTGATTATCACGAAAATACTGTTTCAACTCCCCGATAATCAGCGGGACGGCATATGTTGAAAATCGCACAGCACGCGTACAATCAAACCGTTGTATCGCCTTGATAAGACCGATACAACCTGTCTGAAACAGATCGTCCCATTCTTCACCACGTAATCCGAATCGCTGTACGACACTTCGTACCAAATTTAAGTTATCAGCAACAATACCCGCTTGTACCTCCATGTCACCGCTTTGTGCCAACAGAATCTGTGATATGATTTTTTCCTCGCACATAACAGTCAGCACCTACTGCAGCGTTATCGGTGAACAAGACTTCACCATGCGCACGACCGTCCCCTGATCAACTACCGACTCTACCGTAACAGAATCCATAAAAGATTCCATAAAAACAAACCCCATCCCCATTCTTTCAGTCTGCGAAGAAAAATCTGCTTCACGTGCCTTCTCAACATCAGCAATACCGATTCCATGATCACGTACCTCATATACGACAGACGAATCCTCGATCACCATTGATAATTCGACCTGCCCCATCCGATTCGGGTACGCATGAATTACCGCATTCGATACCGCTTCCGACACAGCAACCTTGATCTCCTCCAATTCTGCAAGCGTAAAATCAAGCTGTCCTGCAAACGAAGCCGACGTGACCCTCGCTACTCCAACATTTTCTTCCCACGCATCAAATATCATTCGCATCTGATTCTTATGCTTTACCACGGCTGTCACACCCCTTCTATCGCATCTTCTCGCGTCTTATAAACAGGCATCAGCTTTTGAAGCCCCGAAACCTCTATCATCCGACTGAGCCGCGGACATATCCCGTACATGGCACTACGACCGCCTTTTTGTTCGATCTTCTTATACCGTCCAAGCATCATACCAAGTCCCGAACTGTCAATAAACGTGACATTACTTAAATCAAAGACAAGATACATCGCATCCCAACGCATGATCGCATCATCTATCGCATCTCGATACCCTTCTGCCGAATTCAGATCAAGCTCTCCTTCCAGCACAACTACAAGCACACCTTTTTGCATCATGATTTTATTTTCCATATTATTCCTCCTTTGTTTGTTGTATCTTCTGCGCCGCTCCTTTATTTCCTTCTTTTTCCATATATTTATTTTACAAAGAAAAAAGCACCCTTATCAGGATGCTTCCCAAGTCATCATACGCACCATATTCCGCTCAACGATCTGCCAAAATCTGATCTTACCGATACTCCTTCCTGCCATCAGATCAACGCTGACAATATCAGCACCGTTCTCACGTAGGATCATTTGTCCGCAAACCTCTCCCGCGCTGATTGGGGCAATGACTTCCGTCGGCATAATACGTTCGATATTTCTCTTTTCTTTACCTCTCTTCTCCAGGTATCCGATCGGTTCCGATGCGATCAGTTCGACTACCTCTTCTTCACCGTTTCGTACAGTTGCCGAACCGACGACATCACCTGCTTCAGCGATCTTTTCATATTGATAGTTGCGATACCCCCAATCGAGGAGTGACATACTTTCTCGCAAATGCGAACGCGGTTCTTCCGCGCCGAACACAACCGCAACCAAACGCAGTCCATCTCGCACGGCTGTTCCCGCAAAACAATATTTCGCTTCTTCTGTCCAGCCTGTTTTCATACCGTCCGCCCCTGCATACCACCAGAGCAGTTTGTTCGTATTGACGAGCCAATTCTTCCCACCACGCAGCCAGACTTCTTTTTTTCCGCACAACTCCAAATAGAGCGGATGCTTGACTGCTTCTCGAACCAATACCGATACATCACGAACGCTCATGTAGTGATTCTCTGTCGGCAATCCATTTACATTGGCGAAATGCGTATCGGTCAACCCCAGTTCCTCCGCCCGCCGATTCATCGCCTCTACCGCCGCGGATTCGCTTCCGTAGATACGCTCCATCACAGCATACGCCGCATCATTCGCACTAACAACGGCAATCGCCGTCATCATATCGTATGCACTCATCTGCTCATTCGGCTCAAGCCATATTTGCGATCCGCCCTCTTTTGATGCGGGCACACTCACAGCGAGCATCTCATCAGCCGTCATTACACCGCTCTCTACGGCTTCTACCGCAAGTAAAAGCGTCATGATCTTTGTTACACTGGCAGGCGGCAATCGAAGCGTGCTGTCTTTTTCATACAATACCGTACCGTTCTCGTCAGTCACTATCGCAGACCTAGCCGTAAGCTCCGGCACGCCCGAAGCATAGCAAGATATGCTATACACACAGATCAGACTGATGGTCCCCAACAATAACAAAATGCGCCGCATAGATTTCTCTCCTTTGCCCTTCTTTCTTCCATGCATATTCCGCATCGAACAAAAACAGACCAAAAATATCTATGCCGCGCATTTACTTATTCTGTATGAAGTCCGTTTTTATCTACAATGCCGTAGATAAGACGACCTTTTTTCACACTATGTTCGCTCATCTTGATACAATTACGCAACAGTGTGCTTGCATCAACAAGAGCATCTTTTTTATTCGTATACAGCACCGCCAAACGGTCTCCGCGCCGTATCCAATCGCCAAGACCGCAGTGCATGATAAGCCCTGCCGATAAGTCTATCGCATCACCTTTTTTCGTTCTGCCCGCACCGAGAAGCGACGCACACATCCCTATTCTGTGCGTATCCATCGACGTGATATAACCTTCTTTTTCTGACAGCACTTCCATCTGATAAGAAGCCTGCGGAAGAACAGACAAGTCTTCGATAAAGTCCGTCTTACCGCCTTGCGCTATCACAAATTCGCGAAACTTATCCAGCGCCTTGCCCGATCCGATCAGAGAATCGAGTACAGGATACGCCGCCCGCACCGTAGGTACAATACCCGCCATATGAAGCATATTTCCGGCCAATACATAACAGACTTGTTTCAAGTGACCGTCTTTTTTACCGCGCAATATCTGCACAGCTTCTTCCACTTCAAGCGA includes:
- a CDS encoding spore germination protein, whose protein sequence is MTEKKSIDRNIEKNVAYMKELLGVGVSFDIIYREFHLGNKRIATFGINGMNATHMITDALKSLFPLPSETHISADVLQSLFVHKMAIQQAKIVQDLNQAVINLLAGELIFLIDGEDELLSVDARMFPARTPSESTLEKVTRGSKDSFIETLVFNTALIRRRLRDPNLRFEIIKVGTRSQTDVAIAYIADVTNPDLVNDVRSKLKEIDIDGIPMAERAVEEYIVEGTSLDVIPKVRYTERPDVAALHLLEGHVCVMVDTSPNVMILPTTFWHHVQHAEEYHQTMLVGTFLKLVRLVGVFFSLFLPPLWLVLAMNSHILPEALLFLGPKEPGIIPIAIQFILAEFGLELVRMATIHVPSAQATALGFIGAFMLGEFATKVGLFGNEVVFYIAVAAVGSFATPSVEFAMALRMFRLFLIVATGLFHLPGFLVAMLIVAIIFVRTKSFGVPYLWPLIPWDFHALKSVLFRLPITDDAKRPSVLKPRKANRTGEK
- the spoVAE gene encoding stage V sporulation protein AE, coding for MEGLLMAFIVGGIICVIGQLLMDLTPLMPAHVLVLFVVLGGVISALGWYQPLIDIGGAGATIPLPGFGHSLVQGTIEAVQKDGFLGIFSGAVKATAAGITAAIIFGFSMAILFRPKD
- the spoVAD gene encoding stage V sporulation protein AD — encoded protein: MKRRIGEQTLIFTNEPVILHTATVAGSKEGAGKLGGYFDVVLTDNINGCASWEQCESKMMEQAVRTAVLKSGRNIEDIDCVLAGDLLNQLMSTHFAMRTVGRPFLGLYGACSTMAESMLVGSMMVDGGYCDTVACCASSHHEAAERQYRFPTELGVQRPPIAQWTVTGAGSAVIGKAVYGPRVTTGTIGKVVDYGIKDTNALGAAMAPAAVDTLRQHFADTGRTPAYYDKIYTGDLGAIGREIVLRMMREDGIELSGVYDDCGCMIYLENQDAHAGASGCASSALVFCGYLFKQMLKQKLSKVLLLGTGSLHSPTSYQQKESIPCISHAVSIEL
- the spoVAC gene encoding stage V sporulation protein AC is translated as MQYSGGDIVGDSSPKIPKGYQNLVDDVSPKPTVIKNVVWAFMVGGAICLLAQMLQNYFMDSFGLEKKEASQAVVIVVVFLGAFLTGLGVYDEIGKRAGAGSIVPISGFANSIVAPAMEFRREGLVFGVGAKMFVIAGPVIVYGVTTAVAIGVIYWLMGGQGG
- a CDS encoding SigB/SigF/SigG family RNA polymerase sigma factor, producing the protein MCEEKIISQILLAQSGDMEVQAGIVADNLNLVRSVVQRFGLRGEEWDDLFQTGCIGLIKAIQRFDCTRAVRFSTYAVPLIIGELKQYFRDNQRIHVSRSLKELAQRVRMMEQSLWDKLSREPTVQEIAQELEVAPADIAAAMEVQHCVSSLDEPQGGSADSVTLLEMIASDVTRPDDIERIFLREQLSMLSLRDREILMMRFWHDKTQQEVAKRLGISQVQVSRLEKKAILLLRKKVLETKNR
- the spoIIAB gene encoding anti-sigma F factor, encoding MRMIFDAWEENVGVARVTSASFAGQLDFTLAELEEIKVAVSEAVSNAVIHAYPNRMGQVELSMVIEDSSVVYEVRDHGIGIADVEKAREADFSSQTERMGMGFVFMESFMDSVTVESVVDQGTVVRMVKSCSPITLQ
- a CDS encoding anti-sigma factor antagonist (This anti-anti-sigma factor, or anti-sigma factor antagonist, belongs to a family that includes characterized members SpoIIAA, RsbV, RsfA, and RsfB.), yielding MENKIMMQKGVLVVVLEGELDLNSAEGYRDAIDDAIMRWDAMYLVFDLSNVTFIDSSGLGMMLGRYKKIEQKGGRSAMYGICPRLSRMIEVSGLQKLMPVYKTREDAIEGV
- a CDS encoding D-alanyl-D-alanine carboxypeptidase produces the protein MRRILLLLGTISLICVYSISCYASGVPELTARSAIVTDENGTVLYEKDSTLRLPPASVTKIMTLLLAVEAVESGVMTADEMLAVSVPASKEGGSQIWLEPNEQMSAYDMMTAIAVVSANDAAYAVMERIYGSESAAVEAMNRRAEELGLTDTHFANVNGLPTENHYMSVRDVSVLVREAVKHPLYLELCGKKEVWLRGGKNWLVNTNKLLWWYAGADGMKTGWTEEAKYCFAGTAVRDGLRLVAVVFGAEEPRSHLRESMSLLDWGYRNYQYEKIAEAGDVVGSATVRNGEEEVVELIASEPIGYLEKRGKEKRNIERIMPTEVIAPISAGEVCGQMILRENGADIVSVDLMAGRSIGKIRFWQIVERNMVRMMTWEAS